The segment TTCCTGTTCGCGGCGATGGCGGCCGCCGCGGGCGTCGCGCTGTCGATGGTGCTGTACCAGCGGCAGGCGCGTGTAGCGGGGAGCGGCGCGGCCGCCTGATCACGCCTGCCCGCCGCATGGCGGCCGGCCGCGCAGGTCGCGGCGCCGCTGCCCAAAAAGAAAACGCCCGCATCGCGCAGGCGTTTTTCTTTTATCCGGAGGCCGGCGCGCTCAGGCCGTCCGGAGAAACAGCCGGCGCGTCAGGTCGAACGCGACGAGATTGCCGGCCACCACCAGCAGCAGCCCGAGCACCGCAAGCGGCGACCACTGGTAGCCCTCGAACACCGTCGACACGGCCAGCGCGACGATCGGGAACAGCACCGTGCAGTACGCGGCGCGCTCCGGCCCGATCCGGCCGACGAGCGTCAGGTACGCGGTGAAGCCGATCACCGAGCCCGGTACGGCGAGGTAGACGAGCGCGCCGAGATAACGCGGGCTCATGTCGAGCGTGAACGGCATCCCGGCCACCGCGCTGCCGACGGTCAGGATCGCCGCGCCGATCAGCATCGCCCAGCCGTTGGTCGCGAGCGGGTGCAGCCCCATCGACTGCATCCGGCTCGACAGCAGGTTGCCGGCCGAGAAGCACATCGTGCCGGCGAACGCGATCGCGAGCCCGATCCAGGTCGCGTGGTCGTCGAGATGGCCGGCCATCTGCTGCCAGAACAGGCACGCGATGCCGATCAGGCCGAGCAGCGCGCCGGCAATCGCCGACGGCCGCAGCGGGCGGCCCATGAACAGCCGGCCGTTGATCGAGTTCAGCAGCGGCGCGGTCGAGAAGATCACCGCGACGAGCCCGCTCGGCACGACCTGTTCCGCGTAGTAGAAGCACAGGAAGTTCAGGCAGAACAGCGCGAAGCCCTGCGCAACGAGGTAGCGCCACGCTTCGCGCGGCGGGCGGACCGGCCGGCGCATCACGCGCAGCAGCGCGAACAGCACGGCGGCCGCGAGCCAGAAGCGCCACGCGATCGACACGGGCGGCGGCACGGAGCCGAGTTGCCACTTGATCGCGATCCAGGTGGTGCCCCAGATCAGCACGGTGACGAAATAAAGCGACAGGTTCATGGCGGTGGCGGTCCGGAAATCGGATGAAACGGGATCCCGACTATGCCGCCGCGCGGCGCGCGCCGATTGTCCGGAATTGCGGTCTTTTTAGAGCGGTCGCACCCGGTGCCGCGCGCCCGCTTATACTCGTCGCACCATGAGCTTCTCCCTCTCCGCCCCGCCCGTCGACCGCGCCGCCGCCCTGGCCGGCGGCGATCTGCCGTTCGGCCTGCAGTCGGTCTGCCGCACGCTCGCCGACGCGAACGCGACGCTCGAGCGCTTCGCGTGGCTCGGCGACCATCTCGCGATCGCCGAATGGACGCGGATCACCGACGAAAGCGAGACGATCTACGAGCAGCCCGGCCACCACACGCTGTCGTGCTACCTCGACGGCGGCTACCGGACCGAGCGCGAACGCGTGCCGCGCTACGGCGCGCCGAGCCTGCTGTGCGCGCTGCCGGGCGACCATGAATCGCGCTGGTGGGTGCGCGGCGAGATGCACTTCATCCACCTGTATTTCCTGCCCGAGCACTTCACGCAGCGCGCGATCCGCGAACTCGACCGCGAGCCGCGCGAGCTGAAGCTCGCCGACCGCACCTATTTCGAGGATGCGCGCGTCGCCGCGCTGCTGCGCTCGCTCGCGCTGGACGGCTGGGACGATGCCGACGAGCGGCTGCGCGTGAACGAGACCGCGCACGAGGTGCTGAGCCTGCTGCTGCGCGGGCAGAGCACGACGCGTACCGACGCATCGTTCCGCGGCGGGCTTGCGCCGGCCGTGCGCCGCCGCGTGCGCGACTACATCGACACGTACCTGACGCAGCCGCTGACGCTCGGCGAACTGGCCGACGTCGCCGCGCTGTCCGAATATCACTTCTCGCGGATGTTCCGGCTGTCGTTCGGCCGTGCGCCGCACGCGTGGGTCGCCGAGCAGCGGCTCGCGCGGGCGCGCGAGCTGCTGCGCACGACGTCGCTGCCGATCGCGCAGGTCGCGGCCGACTGCGGCTACGCGAACGCCGGCCACTTCAGCCATCGCTTTCGCGACGCGCACGGCACGACGCCGAATACGTACCGGCGCGCGATGCAGCGCGGCTGAGCGCGACCGGCCCGGGGCCGGTCGATCGTCGGTGCCCCTCGGCGGCGCTACGCGCCGCGCCGCGACAGTTCCTGTTCCAGCGCCGCGACACCGGCCGGCAGGTCGACCGGCACCTTCAGGTCGACCATCGTGCGGCCGAACGCATGCAGCGTGCGGAACAGGTTGTGTTCGCGGCACTGCTCGCCCATCTGCCCGATCCGCACGATCGGCAACCCGAACGAGCCGGAGATCTCGACCTGGTACTGCTTCGAGATGTGGCCGCAGACCATCCCCGGCGTGAGCCCTTCCGGCGTCTCGATCCCGACCACCGAATTGAGCCGGCATTCCTTCGGCGCATAGAGCTTGAGGCCCATCGCCTCGACGCCCGCCTGCAGCGCGAGCGAGCAGCGCAGGTGGCGCGCGAAGCGGCTTTCGAGCGTTTCCGCGCAAACCAGCCGCAACGCCTCGTGCAGCGCGAGCACGCCCGACACGGGCGCCGTGTAGTGATAGCCGGCGTTGTGCCAGAAGTTCTCCGCGAGCGCCATGTCGAGGCACCAGTGCGTATTCGGTTCGGGGCGATGCTTCATGCGCTCCCATGCGGCGTCGGAGAACGCGATCAGCGACACGCCCGGGATCGACGACAGTCCCTTCTGGCCGCCGGTGATCACCGCATCGATGCCCCATGCGTCCATCTCGAGCGGCATCGTCGACAGCGTGCACACCGCATCGACGACGACCAGCGCGCCGGCCGCCTTCGCGAGCGCCGCGATGTCGCGCAGGTCGCGGTTCCACACGGTGTTCGACGTCTCGCCCTGCACGATCGTGACGATCTCGGGCCGCTCGCGCGCGATCGCATCCGCGATCTCGTCGAGGCTCGCGACCGCGCGATCGGCCACTTCGAGCGTCGCGACGTCGGCGCCGACGCGCGTGGCCATCTCGGCCATCCGCGCGCTGAAGAAGCCGTTGCGGATCGACAGCACGCGCGTGCCGCGCCATGCGAGGTTCGAGATCGCCATTTCCATCGCGGCCGAACCGGGGCCCGCGACGCCGAGCACCCACTTCGTGCGGGTCTGGAACACGTAGCGCGCCATCTCCTTCACCTGCTCGATGATCTTCGCCATCGTCGCGCCGAGGTGGTTGATCACGATCGTGTTCGCCTTCGCGACGGCGGCCGGGATCGGGACCGGGCCGGCCCCCATCATCAGCAGCGGTTCTTCGGGCAGGATCGCGTCGAGCGGCACGACGACGGGACAGGGAATCGGCGAGTAATCGATGGACATGGCTGGTAAAAGTCGAGGAAAGGAAATGCACGGACGCCCGCCGCGCTGCATGGCGAACTGATCGATCATTCCGCGTTCCGCGGCCGCGCGCAAGAGGCACGCGCGGCCGGACAGCGCGACGGTGGCCCGGTCGCCGGACCGGGCCAGCCGGCCGCGCATGCGTCGCGCACCGGGGTTCCGGATTGAAAAGGCATTGCCGGCCGGTCGTGAAACGGTTCCATGCGCGCGATTTTCTCCGCCAATATCGCTGCGCTTCGTCGATGCCGACGGTTCAGCACGATTTGCGTATCGAACGAAATAGACCGGATACCCGATAAAAATCGCCTTACGGAATACGATACGCAAAATCCGCGTGCGATGAAAAAACATCCATTGCAGTAGCATGTATTGGGGAACGATTCCCCAATTACCAGATCAAGCGTGATCCAACAACACCCAACCCATTGATTAACATGCGAATTATTCGTCGACACGGCGCATATTCCAATACCCTCCCGCCTTTGAACGGCAGGCAAGCAAGACAGCTCGACGTTTAACCGTTACCCCCTATTTCGATTTTCCGCAAGCCGCCCATTTTCTCAGGTTGACGGACATCGCATCTGTATTTAACAATCATCTGCGGAATCGAAAGCCGATTTTTCGATACGAAGACGAACTGGGTGCCGCGCGATGCGCTTTCGAGGTTGCGCGGCGAAAAATCACAACCATAATCAATCAACCGGGCCAGAAATACACAAGCCATGAACCAGATTCAGACCATGCGTGTATTCGTCTGCGTCGCCGAGCAGCAGAGCTTCCGGCGCGCGGCGCACCATCTCGGCGTGTCCAATGCGCTCGTCACGCGTTCGATCGCGATGCTCGAGGGCCACCTGAACACGCGGCTGATCCACCGCACCACGCGCAACCTGTCGCTCACCGAGGCCGGCGTGCGCTACCTCGACGGTTGCCGTGCGCTGCTCGAGGAATTCGACCACCTCGAGTCGTCCGTCGCGCATGCCGTGCGCGAGCCGGCCGGCACGCTGCGCGTCGTCGCGTCGGGTCTGCTGTCGCCGCTCGCGCTGACGCCGCTCGTCAGCAGCTTCCGGCACCGCTACCCCGAGCTGCGCGTGCAGTTGACCGTCGCCGAGGGGCCGCTCGACGTGCTCGATTCGGGCTACGACGTCGGCATCGTCACGGGCAACCGGCTCGACGGCAACCCGACGCTGATCGGCCATGCACTCGCGCCGAACCCGTTTGTCGCGTGCGCGGCGCCGGCCTATCTCGAGCGGCGCGGCGAACCGCGCGCGCCCGACGACCTGCCCGGCCACGACTGGGTCACGCTCGCCCCGCACCAGCACGCCCCCGCGTGGCAGCTCGTCGGCCACGACGGCGTCGCGCATTCCGTCACGGTGCGCCCGGCCTGCACGGTCAACCAGCTCGCGCTCGTGTACGCGGCCGCCGTGGCCGGCGCCGGCATCGCGGTGCTGCCCGAGCCGTGCGTCGCCGACGCGCTCGCCAACGGTACGCTCGTGCGGCTGCTGGCCGGCTACCGGATCGACGATCCCGACACGCAGTTGTCGCTCGTCTATCCGAACCGCCAGTACGTGCCGGCCCGCACGCGCAGCTTCGTCGAGCACGCGCTCGACCACTTCAGCGCGCAGGCGACCCGTGAGCGGACGGACTACGGTTTCCTGCGTCCGTCGCGCGGCCCCGACCGCTCCGACATCGTCACGGGCCTGCAGTAAACTGCGCGCGTCAGCCATCGGAGGTGCAGCGTGCGCGTGATCCTGTTCAGCAGCCGGCAGTACGACGACGATTCGTTTAGCGCCGCCAACCGGCAGTTCGGCTATCGGCTGCACTTCCAGCCGTCGCACCTCGACGCGGAGACCGCGATCCTCGCGCATGGCTATGACGTCGTCTGCCCGTTCGTCAACGACACGGTCGACGCGGCCGTGCTCGAACGGCTGGCGGACGGCGGCACGCGCCTGATCGCGCTGCGCTCGGCGGGCTTCAACCATGTCGACCTCGCGGCCGCCGGGCGGCTCGGCATCACGGTCGTGCGCGTGCCCGCGTATTCGCCGCATGCGGTCGCCGAGCACGCGGTCGCGCTGATCCTCGCGCTCAACCGCCGCCTGCCGCGCGCCGTCGCGCGCACCCGCGAAGGCGACTTCTCGCTGAACGGGCTGCTCGGCTTCGACCTGCACGGCAAGACCGTCGGCGTGATCGGCACCGGCATCATCGGCAGCGTGTTCGCGAAGATCATGATGGGCTTCGGGATGCATGTGCTCGCGCATTCGGTGCCGCCGTACAACGACGAGCTGATCGCGTTCGGCGCGCGCTATGTCGCGCTCGACGAGTTGCTGCACCACGCCGACATCGTCAGCCTGCACTGTCCGCTGCTGCCGTCGACGCACCATCTGATCAACGCACAGACGCTCGCGCGGATGAAGCACGGCGCGATGCTGATCAACACCGGCCGCGGCGGCCTCGTCGATGCGCAGGCGCTGGTCGACGCGCTCAAGAGCGGCCGGCTCGGCCATCTCGGGCTCGACGTGTACGAGGAGGAAAGCGGGCTTTTCTTCGAGGATCACTCCGACCTGCCGCTGCAGGACGACGTGCTCGCGCGCCTGCTGACGTTCCCGAACGTGATCGTCACGTCGCACCAGGCGTTCTTCACGCGCGAGGCATTGGCGGAGATCGCGCACACGACGCTGCTGAACATCGAAGCCTGGCATGCGGGCACGCCCGCCAACGTCGTGGGCCCGAATCGCTGACGCTCGGGCGCGGCGCGAACGCCACGCGCCGCTCGCTTGCCGGCCGATGTCGCGTCCGGGCGCCGCATCCGCATTCCATCAACAATTCCGTGTTTTGTTTCGACTGATGTAACGCGGCCCGCGCGCGGTCTGCTATCGTTGCGCCGACGTCATCCCCTGCTTTTGCCGCTCATGCGTTTCGACGACTCCGCCATCGCCGCCGTCTACCGCGCCATTTTCGAACGGCGCGACATGCGCCATTTCACGCCGGCGCCCGTCGACCCGGCCGTGCTCGCGCGCTTGCTGCGCGCGGCGCACCATGCGCCGAGCGTCGGCTTCATGCAGCCGTGGCGCTTTATCCGGATCACCGATCCCGCGCTGCGCACCGCGATCCACGCGCTGGTCGAGGCCGAGCGCCGCGCGACCGCCGACGCGCTCGGCGAGCGCCAGGACGAATTCATGCGGCTGAAGGTCGAAGGCGTGCGCGAATGCGGCGAACTGCTGGTCGTCGCGCTCGCCGACGGCCGCGAGCGCCACGTGTTCGGCCGCCGCACGCTGCCGGAGATGGATCTCGCGTCCGCCGCGTGCGCGATCCAGAACATGTGGCTCGCGGCCCGCGCGGAAGGGCTCGGGATGGGCTGGGTGTCGCTGTTCGACGTCGATGCGCTGCGCACGCTGCTGCGGATGCCCGACGGCGCGAAGCCGATCGCGGTGCTGTGCGTCGGGCACGTCGACGCGTTCTATGCGAAGCCGATGCTCGAAGCGGAGCGCTGGGCCGCGCGGATGCCGATCGAAGCGTGCCTGTTCGAGAATAGCTGGGACGATCCAGCCGCGCTCGACGCCGCCGGATCGCCTGCGTCGTCTGCGGACACGGACGCAAAACCGGACGCAAACGCGCCACGCACATCGAACGCCAGCGCCGAACCGGCGCGAGCCGACGCGCTCCCCGACGGCTCGCCCGAACGCATCGTCTGAAGCACGGCCCGGCAGCCGCATTCGTTCCGCCCCCGACGAATTCGCGTCCGCAAACCACCGTCGAATCCCACACTGTGAGCTTCCCGCCCGCTGCCGCGTCGCACGCCGGCAACATCCGTTTTGGCCCCGAGCATAAGGGTTTTCACTGAAGTAGAATCGCGGCTGTCGTCCGCCTTCCCGTCCGCCCGTCCCGCGCATCCTGCGCCAGCCCGAGCGGCGGCTTTTCCCGAGCCTACCGCGATGCCCTTGCCTCTTTTCGCCCTTGCCGTCGCCGCATTTGGAATCGGTACCACCGAATTCGTGATCATGGGGTTGTTGCCCAACGTCGCGCGCGACCTCGGCGTATCGATTCCGGCCGCCGGGATGCTCGTGTCGGGCTACGCGCTCGGCGTGACGATCGGCGCGCCGATCCTCGCGATCGTCACCGCGAAGATGCCGCGCAAGCGCGCGCTGATGGGCCTGATCGGGCTGTTCATCGCGGGCAACCTGTTCTGCGCGATCGCGCCGGGCTATGCGGTGCTGATGGCCGCGCGCGTCGTCACCGCGTTCTGCCACGGCGCGTTCTTCGGGATCGGCTCGGTGGTCGCGAGCAACCTCGTCGCGCCGAACCGCCGCGCACAGGCGATCGCGCTGATGTTCACCGGCCTCACGCTCGCGAACGTGCTCGGCGTGCCGCTCGGCA is part of the Burkholderia pyrrocinia genome and harbors:
- a CDS encoding AraC family transcriptional regulator, with product MSFSLSAPPVDRAAALAGGDLPFGLQSVCRTLADANATLERFAWLGDHLAIAEWTRITDESETIYEQPGHHTLSCYLDGGYRTERERVPRYGAPSLLCALPGDHESRWWVRGEMHFIHLYFLPEHFTQRAIRELDREPRELKLADRTYFEDARVAALLRSLALDGWDDADERLRVNETAHEVLSLLLRGQSTTRTDASFRGGLAPAVRRRVRDYIDTYLTQPLTLGELADVAALSEYHFSRMFRLSFGRAPHAWVAEQRLARARELLRTTSLPIAQVAADCGYANAGHFSHRFRDAHGTTPNTYRRAMQRG
- a CDS encoding pyridoxal-phosphate-dependent aminotransferase family protein, which gives rise to MSIDYSPIPCPVVVPLDAILPEEPLLMMGAGPVPIPAAVAKANTIVINHLGATMAKIIEQVKEMARYVFQTRTKWVLGVAGPGSAAMEMAISNLAWRGTRVLSIRNGFFSARMAEMATRVGADVATLEVADRAVASLDEIADAIARERPEIVTIVQGETSNTVWNRDLRDIAALAKAAGALVVVDAVCTLSTMPLEMDAWGIDAVITGGQKGLSSIPGVSLIAFSDAAWERMKHRPEPNTHWCLDMALAENFWHNAGYHYTAPVSGVLALHEALRLVCAETLESRFARHLRCSLALQAGVEAMGLKLYAPKECRLNSVVGIETPEGLTPGMVCGHISKQYQVEISGSFGLPIVRIGQMGEQCREHNLFRTLHAFGRTMVDLKVPVDLPAGVAALEQELSRRGA
- a CDS encoding DMT family transporter is translated as MNLSLYFVTVLIWGTTWIAIKWQLGSVPPPVSIAWRFWLAAAVLFALLRVMRRPVRPPREAWRYLVAQGFALFCLNFLCFYYAEQVVPSGLVAVIFSTAPLLNSINGRLFMGRPLRPSAIAGALLGLIGIACLFWQQMAGHLDDHATWIGLAIAFAGTMCFSAGNLLSSRMQSMGLHPLATNGWAMLIGAAILTVGSAVAGMPFTLDMSPRYLGALVYLAVPGSVIGFTAYLTLVGRIGPERAAYCTVLFPIVALAVSTVFEGYQWSPLAVLGLLLVVAGNLVAFDLTRRLFLRTA
- a CDS encoding LysR family transcriptional regulator, giving the protein MNQIQTMRVFVCVAEQQSFRRAAHHLGVSNALVTRSIAMLEGHLNTRLIHRTTRNLSLTEAGVRYLDGCRALLEEFDHLESSVAHAVREPAGTLRVVASGLLSPLALTPLVSSFRHRYPELRVQLTVAEGPLDVLDSGYDVGIVTGNRLDGNPTLIGHALAPNPFVACAAPAYLERRGEPRAPDDLPGHDWVTLAPHQHAPAWQLVGHDGVAHSVTVRPACTVNQLALVYAAAVAGAGIAVLPEPCVADALANGTLVRLLAGYRIDDPDTQLSLVYPNRQYVPARTRSFVEHALDHFSAQATRERTDYGFLRPSRGPDRSDIVTGLQ
- the bluB gene encoding 5,6-dimethylbenzimidazole synthase, translating into MRFDDSAIAAVYRAIFERRDMRHFTPAPVDPAVLARLLRAAHHAPSVGFMQPWRFIRITDPALRTAIHALVEAERRATADALGERQDEFMRLKVEGVRECGELLVVALADGRERHVFGRRTLPEMDLASAACAIQNMWLAARAEGLGMGWVSLFDVDALRTLLRMPDGAKPIAVLCVGHVDAFYAKPMLEAERWAARMPIEACLFENSWDDPAALDAAGSPASSADTDAKPDANAPRTSNASAEPARADALPDGSPERIV
- a CDS encoding 2-hydroxyacid dehydrogenase, whose product is MRVILFSSRQYDDDSFSAANRQFGYRLHFQPSHLDAETAILAHGYDVVCPFVNDTVDAAVLERLADGGTRLIALRSAGFNHVDLAAAGRLGITVVRVPAYSPHAVAEHAVALILALNRRLPRAVARTREGDFSLNGLLGFDLHGKTVGVIGTGIIGSVFAKIMMGFGMHVLAHSVPPYNDELIAFGARYVALDELLHHADIVSLHCPLLPSTHHLINAQTLARMKHGAMLINTGRGGLVDAQALVDALKSGRLGHLGLDVYEEESGLFFEDHSDLPLQDDVLARLLTFPNVIVTSHQAFFTREALAEIAHTTLLNIEAWHAGTPANVVGPNR